A region of the Pseudonocardia cypriaca genome:
CGAGGACCAGCGAGAACAGCGCCACCGCGAAGAGGCCCGCGACGATCGAGGGGATGCCGGTCATCACGTCGATGAAGAACGTGATGGCACGGGCGAGCCGCCCCTTCCCGTACTCCACCAGGTAGATGGCGGTGAGCACGCCGACCGGGATCGACATCAGCGCGGCGAGGGCAGTGATGATCAAAGTGCCCATGATCGCGTGGTACGCGCCGCCGCCCTCACCGACGACGCCGCGCATCGAGTAGGTGAAGAACTGGGCGTCGAAGCGGGTGATGCCGTATCCGACGACCGTGATCACCACGGAGAACAGCGGGATGAGCGCGACGAGGAACGCCGAGGTCACGATGATCGTGACGAGGCGGTCGGTGGCCTTGCGCCTGCCCTCCACCACGCGCGAGAGCACGTAGAGGCCTACGGCGAAGACGACGACGGTGCCCACCACGAACAGCCCGACGCTGAACCCGGTGATGGCGAGCAGCAGGCCGACGACGACGGCCGCGGCGGCGAGCGCGCCGGGGGTGGCGAAGCGGGGCAGCTGACCCCGGCGTTCGAGGCTGCGGAGCTCAGGATCGACGGCGGCGACGGCCTCGGGGCTGAGCCGGTCGGTGTCGAGGGACATCAGTTGGCTCCCGAGAACTCGCGGCGTCGGTTGACGATGTAGCGGGCGAGCGAGTTGACCGCCAGCGTGACGAGGAACAGCACGAGGCCGGACGCGATGAGCGTGTTGTTCTCCAGGCCCGTGGCCTCGGGGAACTCGAGCGCGATGTTGGCCGCGATCGTGGCCGGGTTGCCGTTGCCGATCAGGTTGAAGGTG
Encoded here:
- the pstA gene encoding phosphate ABC transporter permease PstA; this translates as MSLDTDRLSPEAVAAVDPELRSLERRGQLPRFATPGALAAAAVVVGLLLAITGFSVGLFVVGTVVVFAVGLYVLSRVVEGRRKATDRLVTIIVTSAFLVALIPLFSVVITVVGYGITRFDAQFFTYSMRGVVGEGGGAYHAIMGTLIITALAALMSIPVGVLTAIYLVEYGKGRLARAITFFIDVMTGIPSIVAGLFAVALFSLVLGPGARLGFAGAVALSVLMIPVVVRSTEEMLKIVPNELREASLALGVPKWRTIIKIVIPTSIAGIASGITIAVARVIGETAPLLVTVGITTGLNLNPFDGRIATLPVFAYYSYTQPGVPPAPSIDRAWTAALVLIIIVMLLNLVARAIARLFAPKTR